The proteins below are encoded in one region of Peribacillus muralis:
- a CDS encoding spore germination protein GerPB has product MIFNIHQTIQINMIKIESIANSSVFQIGSAGVIKPYSTLANTGGFTEPAPEIEADIAPLTTFVPFTPPSS; this is encoded by the coding sequence ATGATTTTCAATATTCACCAAACCATCCAAATCAATATGATAAAAATTGAAAGCATCGCCAACTCCTCCGTTTTTCAAATTGGAAGTGCAGGCGTGATCAAACCATATTCTACATTGGCCAATACCGGCGGCTTCACTGAGCCTGCACCGGAAATCGAAGCTGATATAGCACCATTGACCACCTTCGTACCATTTACACCTCCTAGTTCATAG